DNA from Candidatus Zixiibacteriota bacterium:
GGGTTTCCGTGAAACGGATGTGCATCGCAAGCTGGACGGTTTCGGTTTTTTGGTCCCGGCGCTGGAGCGCCGTCGGATTCTCGGCTCCATCTGGACATCTTCCATATTCACGGAGAGGGCGCCTGAGGGTCACGTGCAACTTCGCACGATGGTTGGCGGTGACGGTGATCATGAATCGATGCAGCTATCCGACGATGAGTTGGTTGGATGTGTCAACAAGGACCTGGATTCTATTCTGGGTCTATCCGGCGAGGCGGCCAAACTGAAACTATACCGCTGGCAACACGGCATCCCTCAGTTCAAAATCGGGCACGGCAAGATCATGACCGAGATCGAAACACAACTCAAGTCGCAGCCCGGCTTGCATCTCAGCGGCAACGCCTATTACGGCATCGGCCTCAACGACTGCGTTAAACAGTCCTATAGGGTAGTTGCATCGATTTAGCACGTTTACACTACAGTTTGTTCTTATCCTTTGCCTTTCCTCCGTCTATGCATGCAATAGTCATGCGAGTCTCGTTAAACGGCAACTTCTGGGAATTGTGCGCGAGGAGCTTCATCATGACCCAAACTCACGAGGTAAGGACGGGCGATACGTTAGGCAAAATAGCGGCCAGGTATTACGGTAAGGCGTCGCTCTACAAAAAGTTGGCCGCCTACAACAATATCGAGAATGTCAATGTCATACGGGTGGGGATGAAGCTCAAGATTCCCAGCGAGACTGTCCTGGTGAAAGGTAAACCCGTCCCAACACCAGATGCGCCGCCTGACCATCGTGATCATGGTATTGTCTGTCCCACCGGCCTCAATCAGATCATCAAGACTTTCGGCGATGTCCGCAAGCACGTTGGCGCCGACGGCAAACCGCTGGCGTCGTGGGAGGCTGCCCACATGGTGCGGGCGCAGCTTCCTTTTACGATCCCGTTATCGTGGGCGCCCAGCCAGGTAGTCAAACGGC
Protein-coding regions in this window:
- a CDS encoding M15 family metallopeptidase, producing the protein MTQTHEVRTGDTLGKIAARYYGKASLYKKLAAYNNIENVNVIRVGMKLKIPSETVLVKGKPVPTPDAPPDHRDHGIVCPTGLNQIIKTFGDVRKHVGADGKPLASWEAAHMVRAQLPFTIPLSWAPSQVVKRLYCHRKLKDLFRTVFNEIVEEKLKSKVVSYGGCFEYRLKRGTHELSTHSWGIAIDLNVKTNQVGTKGDMAPGIVAVFKRHGFNWGGDWSGRRCDPMHFQFCDGY